A stretch of Brachyhypopomus gauderio isolate BG-103 chromosome 3, BGAUD_0.2, whole genome shotgun sequence DNA encodes these proteins:
- the LOC143509574 gene encoding uncharacterized protein LOC143509574, translated as MISLAEGILLEIGLNDPLRFIFCPEVAESSRALPLGRITLGWTEGVGGQSRRAAGPHLAVTITSRRNSVSFGSDGELWFNPSLPPSYLLSSGQEEQDALACLDNPHDPSCDSEIYDDLFLRVSLLPEQQSSDHRLEDNMTVRGTVRPPDYLPFDTALSAQPAEDLQGFYRGGMQLLNRSPSHYGLTAGGVRSPWDYTQGRTAAPAPAPPPPPLPPPPPPPPPPPMAHEISSLYRDSLAIPEDQRVRSRAPSPCYAIEPAGTRFAANQTPLAAHSVYSEVNGLPLDPLHGPPTSIVMDHAASVLDGSLPRGMSAYSTIPTQRLTYDPAYDASAAMVSTTPAPLTAGIHHPTTAVAMEPKRTIDPAFLTFLRSEGLSENTITLLLQQGFDSIAMLSMMEDNDVRSVAPNLGQARVLSRVVLNCKTGTTSATAMRARSNSFSHRSDLYAQPQALPLDAHLMPQPPSALHALPPRMGEFLGRRPNSAPSQHLLETASYPPARPLGGLSLSPGPCDAALSQARPLHVYNAHTGLAMSALPHQQQQTTSPSVYGALSRTFPNAYSPMELLKRTSSLPHLSTYGPVQSPHHQSPQLLQKGVVPVEVGAMPVSTTIPARSFNLNSRVARRTGPPVIFSTMHSTDTSKSIPPPFPLLVICLLL; from the exons ATGATATCACTGGCCGAGGGGATACTCCTGGAGATCGGGTTAAACGATCCCTTACGCTtca TTTTCTGTCCTGAGGTTGCTGAGTCCAGTCGAGCCCTTCCTCTTGGAAGGATCACTTTAGGATGGACTGAAGGTGTGGGAGGACAGAGCCGCAGAGCTGCTGGTCCACACCTTGCCGTCACCATTACGAGCCGAAGGAATTCTGTTTCGTTTGGGAGTGACGGCGAGCTCTGGTTCAACCCCAGTCTGCCTCCCAGCTACCTCCTCAGTTCTGGACAGGAGGAACAAGACGCTCTCGCCTGCCTGGATAATCCCCATGATCCCTCATGCGACTCTGAAATTTATGATGATCTTTTTCTGCGGGTGAGCCTGCTACCGGAGCAACAATCGAGCGACCACCGACTTGAGGACAACATGACAGTGAGGGGCACTGTTCGTCCACCCGATTACTTACCATTTGACACAGCCTTGTCTGCACAGCCGGCAGAAGACCTGCAGGGTTTTTATAGAGGTGGCATGCAGCTACTTAACAGGTCACCCTCGCATTATGGGCTCACTGCAGGAGGGGTCAGATCTCCTTGGGATTATACGCAAGGTAGGACAGCTGCTCCCGCAccagctccacctcctccacctcttcctccgcctccccctcctccaccccctcctcccatGGCTCACGAGATCAGCTCTTTGTATCGGGATTCGTTAGCCATCCCGGAGGATCAGCGCGTTCGCAGCAGGGCTCCCTCTCCTTGTTACGCGATCGAGCCTGCTGGGACGAGGTTCGCGGCCAATCAGACGCCCCTGGCAGCCCATTCTGTTTACAGCGAAGTCAACGGCCTACCTCTGGACCCCCTCCACGGCCCCCCCACCAGCATAGTGATGGACCACGCAGCTTCTGTTTTGGACGGAAGTTTACCTCGAGGTATGTCCGCCTACAGTACCATACCCACTCAGAGGTTGACCTATGACCCTGCCTATGATGCAAGTGCAGCTATGGTGAGCACCACACCAGCGCCACTCACCGCTGGAATCCACCACCCTACGACGGCTGTTGCCATGGAACCAAAGAGGACTATAGATCCCGCTTTCCTGACTTTTTTGCGGTCCGAGGGCTTATCCGAGAACACTATAACGCTCCTGCTCCAGCAGGGCTTCGACTCCATCGCCATGCTTTCCATGATGGAGGACAACGACGTCCGCTCCGTGGCACCCAACCTGGGCCAGGCGCGAGTGCTTTCCAGAGTGGTGCTCAACTGCAAGACCGGCACCACCAGTGCTACAGCCATGCGTGCCCGGTCCAACAGCTTCAGCCATCGTTCCGACCTCTACGCACAGCCCCAGGCGCTGCCTCTGGACGCTCACCTCATGCCACAGCCCCCGAGTGCCCTGCACGCCTTGCCTCCGAGGATGGGCGAGTTCCTCGGCCGACGCCCAAACAGCGCCCCCTCCCAGCATCTGTTGGAAACCGCGAGCTACCCGCCAGCGCGGCCTCTCGGCGGCCTCTCGCTCAGTCCCGGTCCGTGCGATGCCGCCTTGAGCCAGGCGCGACCTCTGCACGTCTACAACGCTCATACTGGTCTGGCCATGTCGGCTCTTccccaccagcagcagcagacgACCAGTCCGAGTGTCTACGGTGCGCTATCTAGAACCTTCCCCAATGCCTACTCGCCCATGGAGCTCCTCAAGAGAACATCTAGCTTACCACATCTGTCTACCTATGGGCCGGTCCAGAGTCCTCACCACCAGAGCCCCCAGCTCTTGCAGAAAGGAGTTGTTCCTGTGGAGGTGGGGGCCATGCCCGTGTCTACCACCATCCCTGCTCGCTCCTTTAACCTGAACAGCAGGGTGGcgcgccgcaccggacctcctGTGATCTTCTCCACCATGCATTCAACAGATACAAGTAAATCCATCCCTCCTCCATTCCCCCTATTGGTtatctgtcttcttctttag